The following nucleotide sequence is from Vitis vinifera cultivar Pinot Noir 40024 chromosome 14, ASM3070453v1.
GGATCCCATTAAAGATGTTGTGAGCTGACTCTAAGCTTCCACACTTCGAATATATATCAATCAAAATAGTAGCAACTTCGATTCTTGAAAGAAATCCGGACCTTATTAGGTAACCATGCATATTTCTTGCTTGCTGCAAATCTGTGAGAAAAGCATATGCAGGAAGGAGGCTGTTCAAGGTTGCATCGTTGGGGTCTACTGCTTCCATTAGCATTTGTTTGAAAAGCTCTATAGCTTTTCTTGAGAGCCCATTGTGAATACATCCAGAGATAATTGCATTCCATGGTGCTGTTCTCTGTtttgaagtttttgaaaacacccTGAAACTGAGGTTAACATTATTGCATTTTGCATACATGTCGATCAACGCAGTTTCTACAATAACTTCAGATTCAAGTTTTTGCCTTATTGCCCACCCATGCAAGCAACGGCCATGCTTCAGAGAATACAAACTGGCACATGCAGAAAGAACAGAAGCTAAAGTTACAAAATTGGGTTTTACACTTTCAAACTGCATCATTTGACAAAGCAGTAGTGCACTTCTCGCATCCCCATTCAAAATGTACCCATTCATCATAGTAGTCCAACTCACCACGTCTCTCTTATCCATctcataaaaaatcatttgcGCTTCATCCATGTTACCACACTTTGCATACATATCCAACAATGAATTCCAGACTGATATATCCTCTCCCAAATTCTTCACTTCCACTAATGCATGAACTCTCCTTCCTACCTCCAACTCCTTCAAATAACTGCAAACTGGCAACACTGAAACCACAGTTGCGCAATCTGGCTCAATCCCTTTACCTATCATCCAATCAAAAACCATTAATGCCTCCTTGACACACCCGTTTTTAAAATACCCATTTATCATAGTGTTCCAAGACACCAAAGTCCGCTCCCTCATCAAATCAAAAACCCTCCTCGCCACTTCCATCTCCCCGCAATTCATATACATTGCCATTAAAGAATTCTGAACAAAAGCATCGGAATCAAACCCACTCATAACCGTTCTAGCATGAATCAAAGCACCCATTTCAGGCAACAAGTAGTCACCGCATGCTTTGATGACAAAAGGGTAAGTGTAGTTATCAGGCCAGCGCCGCCCCGAGGCCAGCATTTGCACAAACAGTCCAAGCGCATCATATGACAACCCACTGTTGGTATACATCCTAATCATAGCGTTCCAGGAAAATAGGCTTGGGTTACGCAATTCATCGAACAATTTACGTGCATGTGGTGCACACCCAAACATAGCATATGCTGCAGCCAGACTAGAGAGAAGGTGATGGGAGTAAGGTGACGAGAGTAGGCCCAGAGTGATAGTGTGGGCATGTATCTGTTTGGTGTTTGGTATTGATTTTCTGGAGGTGCAGCGCTGTAAGAGCGACTGGTAACGGGCGGTGGCGGTAAGAAGGTGCTTGGATTTGGATAGAGCCTGTGATGGACCATCCATAAATACCAATGTTCTCTCAAACAATTCTAGGTTTTGGGGTCCTTTCTCAATCCGTCTTCTCCATTATAGACATATACGCTCATAGCTCGTTCATGTCACAAACAAACTTCAGTCCACAACCAAGTttataacaacaataataatacaGACTCTGTTTGTTTAAATAATCCATTACACGGGTGGAGACTCGGGAGTAGTAGTACACACTTTCGTTGGTTCGGTTTTGAAGACTAATTGGATTTGATCAATTTAGATATAcaaagaattaaattaatttataaattatgaaaacGGAAAATAGTAGCAAACATAATAATCtttaaaagttaattaaaactcaatttttaattattttttaaaaacataaataattttgtatcataaaaagtttctattttgCATATTGAAttcttattctttaaaaataaaaataagaaaaatatattcaaataaaacctaaattaaTGTCCCACCACCTTATAAATGTTAATCTCTCTTTTATCTTAACAAACCactttttttctaaatcataaTTTATATTGCTTGGGGCTCACTTTTAGCAAGCCGAGTGAAATCCTTCATTCTCCCCTACAATTTAGTCGTAACTTAAAAGCTATAACATATATATGCGGCTCTATGGAGTTGACcgaaactttgaaaaaaaaacacttcttgTGG
It contains:
- the LOC100260999 gene encoding pentatricopeptide repeat-containing protein At5g39350, giving the protein MDGPSQALSKSKHLLTATARYQSLLQRCTSRKSIPNTKQIHAHTITLGLLSSPYSHHLLSSLAAAYAMFGCAPHARKLFDELRNPSLFSWNAMIRMYTNSGLSYDALGLFVQMLASGRRWPDNYTYPFVIKACGDYLLPEMGALIHARTVMSGFDSDAFVQNSLMAMYMNCGEMEVARRVFDLMRERTLVSWNTMINGYFKNGCVKEALMVFDWMIGKGIEPDCATVVSVLPVCSYLKELEVGRRVHALVEVKNLGEDISVWNSLLDMYAKCGNMDEAQMIFYEMDKRDVVSWTTMMNGYILNGDARSALLLCQMMQFESVKPNFVTLASVLSACASLYSLKHGRCLHGWAIRQKLESEVIVETALIDMYAKCNNVNLSFRVFSKTSKQRTAPWNAIISGCIHNGLSRKAIELFKQMLMEAVDPNDATLNSLLPAYAFLTDLQQARNMHGYLIRSGFLSRIEVATILIDIYSKCGSLESAHNIFNGIPKKDKDIITWSAIIAGYGMHGHGETAISLFDQMVQSGVKPNEITFTSILHACSHAGLVDEGLGLFKFMLEDNQMSLRTDHYTCVIDLLGRAGRLEEAYELIRTMAFRPNHAVWGALLGSCVIHENVELGEVAAKWLFELEPGNTGNYVLLANIYSAVGRWRDAEHVRLMMNNIGLRKTPAHSLIEVRNI